The DNA window TTGAGGTCCTTTTTGTCCTTCAGTAATTTCAAATTCTACTTCTTGTCCTTCAAATAATTCTTTAAATCCTTCTTTTTGAATTTGAGAGAAGTGTGCAAAAACATCTTTTCCATCTTCTCCTGTGA is part of the Fusobacterium nucleatum genome and encodes:
- a CDS encoding cold-shock protein, with translation MKGTVKWFNKEKGFGFITGEDGKDVFAHFSQIQKEGFKELFEGQEVEFEITEGQKGPQASNIVVIK